The following proteins are co-located in the Macadamia integrifolia cultivar HAES 741 chromosome 3, SCU_Mint_v3, whole genome shotgun sequence genome:
- the LOC122073005 gene encoding uncharacterized protein LOC122073005 has product MKDKKSTKQDLKFGNKGEIIGCCNGLVIQKSKGNHLSVANLMIKKRVNLPSTTSTKLDSVQLHCGFTYVPEIGMYKLVHLLMDEITLTCEVLSLGGSGSNTWKCVNGSSISLSGQDEKWQFHCSEAVTVNGIVLFVGVRLVRSSSVHIVSFDAGAEVFHLIRSPVHDFSISDSFLELGDKCLVQVLVAARLIH; this is encoded by the coding sequence ATGAAAGACAAAAAGAGTACAAAACAAGATTTGAAGTTTGGTAACAAAGGAGAGATCATTGGTTGCTGCAATGGTTTGGTAATCCAAAAATCTAAGGGAAACCACCTTTCTGTGGCAAATTTGATGATTAAAAAAAGAGTGAACCTTCCTTCAACTACTAGTACTAAGTTAGATTCTGTGCAACTTCATTGTGGGTTCACTTATGTTCCTGAAATTGGCATGTATAAATTGGTGCACCTTCTGATGGATGAGATTACTTTGACATGTGAGGTGCTGTCGTTGGGGGGTTCTGGCAGCAATACATGGAAATGTGTCAATGGATCTTCAATTTCATTGAGTGGTCAAGATGAAAAATGGCAATTTCATTGTTCAGAAGCAGTAACGGTAAATGGGATCGTGCTTTTTGTTGGTGTCAGACTTGTTCGATCTTCCTCCGTACACATAGTTTCATTTGATGCAGGTGCAGAGGTCTTTCACCTAATCCGATCTCCAGTTcatgatttttcaatatcagatTCTTTCCTGGAGCTTGGAG